One window of Corynebacterium accolens genomic DNA carries:
- the putP gene encoding sodium/proline symporter PutP: MQESTWYVIAMIVYFLVMAAIGYWSYKQTDEYDDYVLGGRGLHPFVAALSAGASDMSGWLLMGLPGALFLSGFSELWMPIGLLIGAWANWKWIAPRLRAYSEVAGDSITVPSFFENRLRDKSRMLRIISAIIIIFFFTFYVSSGMVSGGRYFESTFGGDYITGMLVIAAVTIFYTFIGGFLAVSYTDAMQGMLMFVALLIVPIMALFALDDAGAIFSFATENSYATDGALEPNDNYFSLFAGVSAGVIVGNAAWGLGYFGQPHIIVRFMALRKPSDAKQGRFYGITWMGLSVIGAIFVALTGTVYFTQFGETITDQENFETIFLDMAQAMMHPLPAGFVLTAVLAAIMSTMSSQMLVVSSSLIEDLYLIIAKRKPSEGVLINLSRTAVVAIAVIAALLAINPSDSILGLVGFAWAGFGSAFGPLVILALYWKRLNATGAIAGMVTGAVVAIGWGMSPLGDSLYEMVPGFFSALIVTVLVTLATKQPDQEVLDEFEEAEKLAKLVEKDDSLDFEEAAEKVSDNK, from the coding sequence GTGCAAGAATCAACTTGGTACGTCATTGCGATGATTGTGTACTTCCTCGTAATGGCAGCCATTGGCTACTGGAGCTACAAACAAACCGACGAATATGACGATTATGTTTTGGGCGGCCGTGGCCTGCACCCATTCGTAGCTGCTCTCTCCGCCGGCGCATCCGATATGTCCGGCTGGCTGCTTATGGGTCTGCCTGGCGCGCTCTTCCTTTCCGGTTTTTCCGAGCTGTGGATGCCTATCGGCCTCCTTATCGGTGCATGGGCAAACTGGAAGTGGATTGCGCCGCGTCTGCGCGCTTACTCGGAGGTTGCGGGCGATTCCATTACGGTCCCCTCCTTCTTCGAGAACCGTCTGCGCGATAAGTCGCGCATGCTGCGTATTATCTCCGCAATTATCATTATCTTCTTCTTTACCTTCTACGTCTCTTCCGGCATGGTCTCCGGTGGTCGTTACTTCGAGTCCACCTTCGGTGGCGACTACATCACCGGTATGTTGGTCATCGCCGCAGTGACCATTTTCTACACCTTCATCGGTGGCTTCCTGGCAGTGTCCTACACCGACGCTATGCAGGGCATGCTGATGTTCGTCGCCCTGCTGATCGTGCCAATCATGGCGCTTTTCGCTCTTGACGATGCCGGCGCGATCTTCTCCTTCGCTACCGAAAACAGCTACGCTACCGACGGCGCACTCGAGCCAAACGATAACTACTTCTCTCTCTTCGCCGGTGTTTCCGCTGGTGTTATCGTTGGTAACGCCGCTTGGGGCCTTGGCTACTTTGGTCAGCCGCACATTATCGTGCGCTTCATGGCGCTGCGTAAGCCTTCCGACGCCAAGCAGGGCCGTTTCTACGGCATCACCTGGATGGGTCTTTCCGTCATCGGCGCTATCTTCGTTGCGCTTACCGGTACCGTGTACTTCACCCAGTTCGGTGAAACCATCACTGACCAAGAAAACTTCGAGACCATCTTCTTGGATATGGCTCAGGCCATGATGCACCCATTGCCTGCAGGTTTCGTCTTGACCGCAGTTCTGGCAGCGATCATGTCCACCATGTCTTCCCAGATGCTCGTGGTTTCCTCTTCCCTGATTGAGGACCTCTACCTCATCATCGCAAAGCGCAAGCCTTCCGAGGGCGTTCTGATTAACCTGTCCCGTACCGCCGTTGTGGCCATCGCGGTTATCGCCGCACTCCTGGCTATCAACCCGTCCGACTCCATTCTTGGCCTGGTCGGCTTCGCATGGGCTGGTTTCGGTTCCGCATTCGGTCCGCTGGTCATCCTGGCCCTGTACTGGAAGCGCCTCAACGCAACCGGTGCAATCGCCGGTATGGTTACCGGTGCAGTCGTCGCCATCGGTTGGGGCATGTCCCCGCTCGGCGATTCCCTCTACGAGATGGTTCCGGGCTTCTTCTCCGCACTCATCGTCACCGTTCTGGTCACCTTGGCTACCAAGCAGCCAGACCAGGAGGTTCTGGACGAGTTCGAGGAAGCCGAGAAGCTTGCCAAGCTCGTTGAGAAGGACGACTCCCTGGACTTCGAGGAAGCAGCAGAAAAGGTTTCCGATAACAAGTAG
- a CDS encoding SWIM zinc finger family protein gives MAVKGDDNVIYANFGTRKRVSTPDEVNHVDRSGRLLSKTAARISSFTSHDADRGRITRGRQYAEGGHVVGLEIRNGAIHGRVAGSQNEPFSVLIQLPYRDNDDIAALAGQFARTPNSVANARKGLLSEEALDTLFASDAEDLRLSCTCPDSAYTCKHIVAVGYRLATRADADPAVIFNMRGLDFARLEKAVMEQSQQVSRESFGASDLSAEEKNDVFWNGREMPKLPQPKVAPALEDSDPDLLRKALRAVSHTNIDLLRAVSDIEDLYYHLTH, from the coding sequence ATGGCAGTCAAAGGCGATGACAATGTCATCTACGCAAACTTTGGCACCCGCAAGCGCGTAAGCACCCCGGATGAGGTCAACCATGTTGACCGCAGCGGGCGGCTGCTGTCCAAGACCGCCGCTCGGATTTCTTCCTTTACCAGCCATGACGCGGACCGGGGGCGGATTACCCGCGGGCGCCAGTACGCCGAGGGCGGGCACGTCGTTGGTTTGGAGATCCGTAACGGTGCCATCCATGGGCGCGTGGCCGGTTCCCAGAACGAGCCGTTTTCCGTACTCATCCAGCTGCCGTACCGCGATAATGACGATATCGCGGCACTCGCCGGGCAATTCGCGCGCACGCCCAATTCCGTAGCGAATGCGCGCAAGGGCCTGCTATCTGAGGAAGCGCTGGATACCTTGTTCGCCAGCGACGCCGAAGATCTGCGTCTTTCCTGCACCTGCCCGGATTCCGCCTATACCTGCAAGCACATCGTGGCGGTGGGATATAGGCTCGCCACCCGCGCGGATGCGGATCCCGCCGTGATTTTCAATATGCGCGGGTTAGACTTTGCGCGCCTTGAAAAGGCCGTCATGGAGCAATCGCAGCAGGTCTCCCGTGAAAGCTTTGGCGCCAGCGATTTATCCGCGGAAGAAAAGAACGACGTGTTCTGGAATGGCCGCGAGATGCCTAAGCTGCCACAGCCCAAGGTGGCCCCAGCATTGGAGGATTCCGATCCTGACCTCTTGCGCAAGGCCCTTCGAGCCGTATCGCATACCAATATCGATCTCTTGCGCGCCGTGTCCGATATTGAAGACCTCTACTACCACTTAACGCACTGA
- a CDS encoding HNH endonuclease family protein, translating to MKSYYLAALSCITALVIAWYAWPFPRFDVSTVPSRAELQGYDRDEFGGWQPNGACTTREAIMENQASEAFADCRPQSGTLYDPYAGEMISATSPIEVDHIFPLSAAFDMGAAEWDQDTKIRFANDPLNLVATSRKLNQEKSDSLPSEWLPPANRCDYSRRLAEIARKYELPLPRADVRAMRRQCRFDF from the coding sequence ATGAAGTCCTATTACCTGGCCGCGCTATCATGCATAACCGCTCTCGTTATCGCATGGTATGCGTGGCCTTTTCCGCGTTTTGATGTCTCCACCGTTCCATCCCGCGCGGAATTGCAGGGCTACGACCGCGACGAGTTCGGCGGCTGGCAGCCAAACGGTGCATGCACCACGCGTGAGGCCATCATGGAGAACCAAGCCAGCGAGGCGTTCGCAGACTGCCGGCCGCAATCCGGCACGCTCTATGACCCCTACGCGGGCGAGATGATTTCAGCCACCTCCCCTATTGAGGTCGACCACATCTTCCCACTTTCTGCCGCCTTTGACATGGGTGCCGCAGAATGGGACCAAGACACCAAGATCCGCTTTGCCAACGATCCCCTCAACTTGGTGGCGACCAGCCGGAAGCTCAATCAGGAAAAGTCCGATTCCCTCCCCTCCGAGTGGCTGCCGCCCGCCAATCGCTGTGATTATTCGCGGCGCCTCGCAGAAATCGCGCGCAAGTACGAGTTACCGTTGCCCCGCGCGGATGTCCGTGCAATGAGAAGGCAATGTCGGTTCGATTTCTAG
- a CDS encoding HNH endonuclease signature motif containing protein, whose translation MNAPYYANTNPENSTSRAATEIRKAEYQFWENLHPDPDDDIEIISQSLSDLTGARQSRIRNIIFAFERLKELPRLRARQEQHFHLDLDRLITIDQTLAKLGAIDAEKKFTIDDALTNYLTPTRPNQKLPSHRNLRRKLRELIVRLDPSIASRDPRRKQTYSVEPTGGEWAAVCLDVGLETAEIIDRNIRDIATDKDLTMAEAAVELLTGKAQAKAKVVLNMYRCDLPDGPAFVQNLGWVSPETADDLQARATATRDMEKAGQAENPNYVTPPDIRAFVEGLDGTCRWPGCTRPAVASQMDHRHDFADGGPTSAANLTCLCQHHHNIKTDGRAFYIKDPISGDIVWLFDDSTWVYDSASGPLAPKNRRWAQTVAQATQKRRENAHADAQQLKEELREESTHEKGDSDDTVPEK comes from the coding sequence ATGAATGCGCCATATTATGCCAATACCAATCCGGAAAATTCTACCTCCCGTGCAGCTACGGAGATTAGGAAGGCGGAATACCAGTTCTGGGAGAATCTTCATCCTGACCCAGATGATGATATCGAAATTATTAGCCAATCACTGTCTGATTTAACCGGGGCGCGTCAGTCCCGCATTAGAAATATTATTTTCGCCTTCGAGCGATTAAAGGAGCTGCCGCGGCTGCGCGCCCGGCAAGAACAGCATTTCCATTTAGATTTAGACCGACTGATTACGATTGACCAAACCCTAGCCAAACTCGGCGCCATTGATGCGGAGAAGAAATTCACTATCGATGACGCCCTGACCAACTACTTGACCCCAACTCGTCCCAATCAAAAGCTGCCCTCGCACCGCAATCTCCGCCGCAAGCTGCGCGAGCTCATTGTGCGCCTCGATCCCTCTATTGCCTCGCGGGATCCGCGCCGCAAGCAAACCTATAGCGTTGAACCTACAGGCGGGGAGTGGGCCGCGGTTTGTCTGGACGTCGGGTTGGAAACCGCGGAGATAATCGACCGCAATATTCGGGATATCGCTACGGACAAGGACCTCACGATGGCTGAGGCCGCAGTGGAGCTGCTGACTGGAAAGGCGCAGGCGAAGGCCAAGGTCGTGTTGAATATGTATCGCTGCGACCTGCCGGATGGACCCGCGTTTGTACAGAATTTAGGTTGGGTATCCCCGGAGACCGCGGATGACCTACAGGCTCGGGCGACAGCGACAAGGGATATGGAGAAGGCCGGTCAGGCGGAGAACCCTAACTATGTGACGCCGCCAGATATCCGGGCGTTTGTAGAGGGCTTGGACGGCACGTGCCGGTGGCCAGGCTGCACGCGGCCGGCGGTAGCGTCCCAGATGGACCATCGGCACGACTTTGCAGACGGCGGGCCGACCTCGGCAGCAAACCTCACCTGCTTATGCCAGCACCATCACAACATTAAGACCGATGGGAGGGCGTTTTATATCAAGGACCCGATAAGCGGGGACATCGTCTGGCTTTTTGATGACTCTACGTGGGTCTATGACTCCGCCAGCGGGCCGTTGGCGCCCAAGAACCGCAGGTGGGCGCAGACGGTGGCACAGGCGACGCAGAAGCGGAGGGAGAATGCGCATGCAGATGCGCAGCAACTAAAAGAAGAACTTCGGGAGGAGTCCACGCATGAAAAAGGGGACAGCGATGACACTGTCCCCGAAAAGTAA
- a CDS encoding AAA family ATPase: MRIHSLEIKNVRGIEHLVLDDLPETGVVVIHGENEAGKSTIVEALDVVLTEKHTARPSGIRDLQPVGKDVSPEVIADISVGQYRFRIAKRWLQKKYCELAISAPRHAQYTGRQADDELEQILSENMDRQLLDVLFMRQDDPNDAISAVGIPSLTQALEQESGLAEDEVSGDDSQLLGKVDKEYKRYYTEKTGKAAGEYKKAQETLERAEQELEEATAAVRGLDSVVERYEHLEHQQEEAEAQLPGARQDLAEKQAAADEAVQAQHQVDAHKAELTRAKEDFQRAKDAQTQRREMVEALEAAGTAKSSAADKLATAREKAAEENENKEAVEKKLATAKEDYATARATLKQARLHQDKETFKRLDKRLLKVEELARGVEKAQAEIAQRGREMTAADVEELRKADADLGLAKRLHDATAAKVEFSGPEGAEIGVDGKLVDIGKQPAIELVDGREITIGDITARFVAGAYSSDKTQREVDQAETRLQELFDATGVDSIAAAEALYKAHSEQNAGLDAATRKLEGELGPDDLGELRAQHAALKDKVAGLDDAPAMDLSGAEEAEEEARELVDALDRELIPFRDSRIAHDVVRLEAELAAATEKAERAERELAEAREKTSDAGLEEETERLGALVGKLQEQLSEMEAVDLATAQSLVEGAQSHLDYLQNQVQDAKVELGKLSSEINYHSGAAEREQQAQAEAEMAQAVLESVEKRALAARYLRELLLKHRDAARQRYAEPFVAALAQLAHTIYGGDISFELADDLSVTARTRDNETVAMTSLSGGAREQLAILTRFAIARLVAGEETVPVIVDDALGSTDAHRLQLMSTLFSQVGRENQVLVFTCMPQRYSRVPGRSERDIATLKEVI; the protein is encoded by the coding sequence ATGCGCATCCACAGCTTAGAAATTAAAAACGTCCGCGGCATCGAGCATCTGGTGTTGGATGACCTTCCAGAAACCGGGGTGGTGGTCATTCACGGCGAGAACGAGGCCGGTAAATCCACCATCGTGGAGGCTCTCGATGTGGTGTTGACGGAAAAACACACGGCGCGCCCCAGCGGTATCCGGGACCTGCAGCCGGTGGGCAAGGACGTCTCGCCGGAGGTCATCGCGGATATTTCGGTAGGGCAGTACCGATTTCGCATTGCCAAGCGATGGTTGCAGAAGAAGTACTGCGAGCTGGCCATCTCCGCCCCGCGCCACGCGCAATATACCGGGCGCCAGGCCGATGACGAGCTGGAACAGATTTTAAGCGAGAACATGGATCGCCAGCTTCTCGATGTCCTCTTTATGCGCCAGGATGACCCCAATGACGCCATCTCCGCGGTGGGCATCCCGTCGCTGACGCAGGCCCTCGAGCAGGAGTCCGGCCTGGCAGAGGACGAGGTATCCGGCGATGATTCCCAGCTTTTGGGCAAGGTAGATAAGGAATACAAGCGCTACTACACCGAAAAGACGGGCAAGGCAGCCGGCGAGTATAAAAAGGCCCAGGAGACCTTGGAGCGTGCCGAGCAAGAGCTGGAGGAAGCAACCGCTGCGGTGCGCGGGCTCGATTCCGTGGTGGAGCGCTACGAGCACCTGGAACACCAGCAAGAAGAAGCCGAAGCGCAGCTTCCCGGGGCCCGCCAGGACCTTGCCGAGAAGCAAGCTGCCGCGGACGAAGCCGTGCAGGCCCAGCACCAAGTGGATGCGCACAAGGCCGAGCTCACCCGTGCTAAGGAGGACTTTCAGCGCGCGAAGGATGCGCAAACCCAGCGCCGGGAGATGGTCGAGGCGCTCGAGGCCGCTGGCACCGCAAAGTCGAGCGCCGCGGATAAACTTGCGACCGCCCGCGAGAAGGCCGCGGAGGAAAACGAGAATAAAGAGGCGGTGGAAAAGAAGCTGGCTACCGCCAAAGAGGACTACGCCACCGCGCGCGCAACGCTCAAGCAGGCGCGGCTGCATCAGGACAAGGAGACCTTTAAGCGCCTGGATAAGCGCCTGCTCAAGGTGGAGGAATTGGCTCGTGGCGTGGAGAAGGCTCAGGCGGAGATAGCCCAGCGCGGGCGCGAGATGACCGCCGCGGATGTCGAGGAACTCCGCAAGGCGGATGCCGATCTCGGCTTGGCCAAGCGCCTGCACGATGCCACCGCCGCCAAGGTGGAATTTTCCGGGCCCGAAGGCGCGGAGATTGGGGTGGATGGGAAGCTGGTGGACATCGGCAAGCAGCCCGCAATTGAGCTTGTCGATGGCCGCGAGATCACCATCGGCGATATCACCGCCCGCTTTGTGGCCGGTGCGTACTCTTCCGATAAGACCCAGCGCGAGGTGGATCAGGCCGAGACGCGCCTGCAGGAGCTTTTCGATGCCACCGGCGTTGACTCCATCGCCGCCGCCGAGGCTCTGTACAAGGCACACAGCGAGCAGAATGCCGGGTTGGATGCCGCCACGCGCAAGCTCGAGGGCGAGTTGGGGCCGGATGATTTGGGCGAACTGCGCGCCCAGCACGCGGCGCTGAAGGACAAGGTCGCCGGGCTCGATGATGCCCCGGCCATGGATCTATCTGGTGCGGAAGAAGCTGAGGAAGAGGCGCGCGAGCTTGTCGATGCCCTCGACCGCGAGCTTATTCCCTTCCGCGATAGCCGCATCGCTCACGACGTGGTGCGCCTCGAAGCCGAGCTCGCGGCCGCCACCGAGAAGGCCGAGCGTGCCGAGCGCGAGTTGGCCGAAGCGCGGGAGAAAACCTCCGATGCCGGCTTGGAAGAAGAGACAGAGCGGTTGGGTGCTTTGGTAGGCAAGCTGCAGGAGCAGCTTTCTGAGATGGAGGCCGTGGACCTGGCCACCGCCCAGAGCCTGGTGGAGGGCGCGCAATCGCACCTGGACTACCTGCAGAATCAGGTGCAAGATGCGAAGGTGGAGCTCGGCAAGTTGTCTAGCGAGATTAATTATCACTCCGGCGCGGCAGAGCGCGAGCAGCAGGCGCAAGCAGAAGCCGAGATGGCCCAAGCGGTGCTAGAAAGCGTGGAAAAGCGCGCGCTGGCGGCACGCTACCTGCGCGAGCTGCTGCTCAAGCACCGCGATGCCGCGCGCCAGCGCTATGCCGAGCCCTTCGTGGCGGCGCTCGCCCAGCTGGCCCACACCATTTATGGCGGGGATATCAGCTTTGAATTGGCAGACGATCTCTCCGTGACCGCGCGCACCCGCGATAATGAAACTGTGGCCATGACCAGCCTGTCTGGCGGTGCGCGCGAACAGCTGGCCATCCTTACCCGCTTTGCCATCGCGCGCTTGGTGGCGGGGGAGGAAACCGTGCCGGTTATCGTCGATGACGCGCTGGGCTCCACCGACGCCCACCGCCTGCAACTGATGTCCACTTTGTTCTCACAGGTGGGCCGCGAGAACCAGGTTTTGGTCTTTACCTGCATGCCGCAGCGCTATTCCCGGGTGCCTGGGCGTAGCGAGCGCGACATCGCCACGCTGAAGGAGGTAATCTAG
- a CDS encoding metallophosphoesterase family protein has product MTATTFIHTSDFQLGMTRWFLKGEAQGRFNDDRESAIMHLGQLAEEVGAEFIVVAGDVFEHNALSREILARATEMFKRLPVPVYVLPGNHDPLVADSVFYRTSADNVHVIADSEPIEVRKGVELVGAPYLSKRANHDLVRQALEPLEPMEGIRIAVGHGQVDSRSSGGDADTIDLEFVEQCLERGVIDYLALGDTHSTASLGTTGRVWFSGSPETTDFKECSTGGGEADSGNALVVRIEGEDIDIDKRSIGRWTFEALDASVNSTEDVERFLRSLEEYPDKVRTAVKYSLQGTLGVAAHARLQRGLDELEAVFASLRPRERTMDLFLEPSEDELANLDISGYAADALQELLDNREDPVARDAANLLFRLEG; this is encoded by the coding sequence ATGACTGCAACGACCTTTATCCACACGTCCGACTTCCAGCTGGGCATGACCCGCTGGTTCTTGAAGGGGGAGGCGCAAGGTCGTTTCAACGATGACCGCGAGTCCGCCATCATGCACCTAGGCCAGCTCGCGGAGGAGGTCGGCGCGGAGTTCATCGTCGTCGCCGGCGACGTATTTGAACACAATGCGCTCTCCCGGGAGATCTTGGCCCGCGCTACCGAGATGTTTAAACGCTTGCCCGTGCCGGTATATGTGCTGCCGGGAAACCACGATCCGCTGGTCGCGGACTCGGTGTTTTATCGCACCAGCGCCGACAACGTGCACGTCATCGCGGATTCTGAGCCCATCGAGGTGCGCAAGGGCGTGGAATTGGTGGGGGCGCCGTACCTGTCCAAGCGCGCCAACCACGATTTGGTGCGTCAGGCTTTAGAGCCGCTCGAGCCCATGGAGGGGATTCGGATTGCGGTGGGCCATGGCCAGGTGGATTCGCGCTCTAGCGGGGGAGATGCCGATACCATCGACTTGGAATTCGTAGAGCAGTGCTTGGAGCGCGGGGTGATCGATTACTTGGCACTCGGCGATACTCACTCGACGGCCAGCCTGGGCACAACCGGCCGCGTCTGGTTCTCCGGCAGCCCGGAGACCACGGACTTTAAGGAGTGCTCCACCGGTGGTGGCGAGGCCGATTCCGGGAATGCGCTGGTGGTAAGGATTGAGGGGGAGGATATAGACATCGATAAGCGCAGCATTGGGCGCTGGACGTTTGAGGCCCTCGATGCCTCCGTCAATTCCACCGAGGATGTCGAGCGCTTCCTGCGCAGCCTGGAGGAGTACCCGGATAAGGTGCGCACGGCGGTTAAATACAGCCTGCAGGGGACCCTCGGCGTCGCGGCGCACGCCCGGCTGCAGCGTGGGCTGGATGAGTTGGAGGCGGTCTTTGCCTCGCTGCGCCCGCGCGAGCGGACCATGGACCTGTTCCTGGAGCCTAGCGAAGATGAACTAGCCAACCTCGATATTTCCGGCTATGCCGCCGACGCCCTGCAGGAGCTGCTGGATAACCGCGAGGATCCGGTGGCCCGCGACGCCGCCAACCTGCTATTTCGCCTGGAAGGATAA
- a CDS encoding DEAD/DEAH box helicase, protein MLAVMASYLVHGLWLPVSGLGLWIEQVEGHKIVMPSAVPEGTFPQAVDAILAKKSFRNRARVSLRTPKGKDVSLMVPMAMFAPEEAVEALAQLEYLDHHPPASIAPDLHWLIHAYSGLSKFVRAGRVTFRLAYQANEWFPMWQLASGLGERGWLAEMMAAAPGILHINNRALSDDLADELTHWIANRELQPLLNEPRPMPWHDFARALLTTSPIRRGRAQLLRGLNEWKNSLYQVELQLVYIVEEPEEQDPEDAAWPIRVRVRSGTDSPRPVLADELDRASIEKLRENHRKAVRAAPSLGQSTQMPQPGDGDWDVYLDTEQLTQFIAHEVPELKKRGITVMLPKSWAQMDTKAKLETREARDPAEAATKKHIGMNQLVDYNWRMSVGDVELTESEMDELVNSKSGLIQLRGKWVMADTQVVSKVSSYMEELADKSRERAKKELEQLAASAEMAKKLGEPGWQQLMAEVERRRAEFNEKSEHQVTVAELRELALESMAQEPIEFTGSTWHTALLGGMDTVAPKRVDIPETVHAELREYQRTGVDWLYWMSRNNIGAVLADDMGLGKTLQLLSLLAVEKERGEQTGPTLVVAPTSVVGNWAREARRFVPDFKVMVQHGAGRPGGERFLEAAAKADLVITTYGTVSRDFNLLGEVSWQRVVLDEAQAIKNSATRSSKAVRSLPSEHRVALTGTPVENRLSEMRSILDFCNPGILGTASFFRNHFAKAIERNNDEEMSERLRALTAPLILRRVKTDPNIIDDLPEKSEQILTVSMTTEQAALYKALVNEVKKSLEDATGISKRGIVLASLTRIKQICNHPAHYLGDDSPVVIKGKHRSGKVKELMRIVDAATESGERLLIFTQYKAFGDILQPYLSGQLGHEIPFLHGGVTKNKRDQMVEDFQADDGPQAMILSLKAGGTGLNLTAASIVVHMDRWWNPAVENQATDRAFRIGQRRNVQVYKMITAGTLEESIQDILDGKTQLAGAVVGEGEGWLTELEPDQLAELMSYRGKE, encoded by the coding sequence ATGCTGGCCGTTATGGCTTCTTACCTTGTGCATGGCCTTTGGCTGCCGGTCTCGGGGCTTGGTCTATGGATTGAGCAGGTAGAAGGACACAAGATTGTTATGCCTTCGGCCGTGCCGGAGGGGACGTTTCCGCAGGCAGTCGATGCTATCTTGGCTAAGAAATCCTTCCGGAACCGAGCGCGAGTATCACTGCGGACCCCAAAGGGTAAGGACGTCTCGCTCATGGTGCCCATGGCCATGTTTGCCCCGGAAGAAGCAGTAGAAGCCCTAGCCCAGCTGGAATACCTGGATCATCACCCGCCGGCATCGATTGCCCCGGATCTGCACTGGCTCATCCACGCATATAGCGGCCTGAGCAAGTTTGTCCGCGCGGGCAGGGTGACGTTCCGGCTGGCGTACCAGGCTAACGAGTGGTTCCCCATGTGGCAGTTGGCCTCAGGCTTGGGCGAGCGCGGTTGGCTCGCAGAAATGATGGCCGCGGCACCGGGGATTCTCCATATAAATAATAGAGCCCTGTCAGATGACCTCGCGGATGAACTGACCCATTGGATTGCCAACCGGGAATTGCAGCCGCTGCTCAATGAACCTCGGCCCATGCCGTGGCACGACTTTGCCCGTGCACTTTTGACGACGTCTCCCATTCGCCGCGGCCGCGCGCAACTACTGCGGGGGCTTAATGAATGGAAGAATTCCCTTTACCAGGTGGAACTCCAGCTCGTCTACATCGTGGAGGAACCGGAAGAACAGGATCCAGAAGATGCAGCGTGGCCGATTCGGGTGCGGGTGCGCTCTGGAACGGATTCGCCGCGGCCGGTGTTGGCGGATGAGTTGGATAGGGCGAGCATCGAGAAGCTGCGCGAAAACCACCGCAAGGCCGTGCGCGCGGCGCCGAGCCTGGGCCAGAGCACGCAAATGCCCCAGCCTGGCGACGGCGATTGGGATGTTTATCTGGATACGGAGCAGCTCACGCAGTTTATTGCGCACGAGGTACCCGAGCTGAAGAAGCGGGGCATTACCGTCATGCTGCCCAAATCGTGGGCGCAGATGGATACGAAGGCCAAGCTGGAAACTCGCGAGGCGCGGGATCCGGCGGAAGCCGCCACGAAGAAGCACATCGGCATGAATCAGCTCGTGGACTATAACTGGCGCATGTCCGTGGGCGATGTGGAGCTTACCGAGTCCGAGATGGACGAGTTGGTCAATTCCAAGTCCGGGCTCATCCAGCTGCGCGGCAAGTGGGTGATGGCCGATACCCAGGTCGTATCCAAGGTTTCCTCTTATATGGAGGAGCTGGCGGATAAGTCCCGCGAACGCGCCAAGAAGGAGCTCGAGCAGCTGGCGGCCTCGGCGGAGATGGCCAAGAAGCTAGGTGAGCCGGGCTGGCAGCAGCTCATGGCGGAGGTTGAGCGTCGCCGAGCGGAGTTCAACGAGAAGAGCGAGCACCAGGTCACGGTGGCGGAGCTGCGGGAGCTGGCGCTCGAGTCGATGGCTCAGGAGCCCATCGAATTTACCGGCAGCACGTGGCATACCGCGTTGCTCGGCGGCATGGATACGGTCGCACCTAAGCGCGTGGACATCCCGGAGACCGTCCACGCGGAGCTGCGCGAGTATCAGCGCACGGGCGTGGACTGGCTGTATTGGATGTCGCGCAATAATATTGGCGCCGTGCTTGCCGATGACATGGGGCTCGGCAAAACACTCCAACTACTGTCCCTTTTGGCAGTGGAGAAAGAGCGCGGTGAACAGACCGGGCCCACCTTGGTCGTTGCACCCACCTCCGTGGTGGGCAACTGGGCTCGCGAGGCCCGCCGCTTCGTGCCGGATTTTAAGGTCATGGTGCAACACGGCGCGGGGCGTCCGGGCGGGGAGAGGTTCCTCGAGGCCGCCGCGAAAGCCGATCTGGTCATTACGACGTACGGCACCGTCAGCCGGGATTTCAACCTCTTGGGTGAGGTGTCCTGGCAGCGCGTGGTCCTCGATGAGGCGCAGGCCATTAAGAACTCGGCCACGCGTTCCTCCAAGGCGGTGCGATCGCTGCCGTCTGAACACCGCGTGGCGCTAACCGGTACTCCGGTGGAAAACCGGCTGTCAGAGATGCGCTCCATCTTGGACTTTTGCAACCCAGGAATTTTGGGTACGGCGTCCTTCTTCCGCAATCACTTTGCCAAGGCCATCGAGCGCAATAATGATGAGGAGATGTCCGAGCGCCTGCGCGCGCTGACCGCACCTCTCATCCTGCGCCGCGTCAAGACCGATCCCAATATCATCGATGACCTGCCGGAAAAGTCCGAGCAGATTCTTACGGTATCCATGACCACCGAGCAGGCAGCTTTGTATAAGGCACTGGTCAATGAGGTGAAGAAGAGCTTGGAGGATGCTACGGGCATCAGCAAGCGCGGCATTGTCTTGGCCTCCCTGACGCGCATTAAGCAGATCTGCAATCACCCAGCACACTACCTGGGGGATGATTCGCCGGTGGTTATCAAGGGCAAGCACCGCTCGGGCAAGGTGAAGGAGCTGATGCGGATTGTCGATGCCGCCACCGAGTCCGGCGAGCGCCTGCTGATCTTTACCCAGTACAAGGCCTTCGGTGATATCTTGCAGCCCTACCTGAGCGGGCAGCTGGGCCACGAGATTCCCTTCCTGCACGGCGGGGTGACGAAGAATAAGCGCGACCAAATGGTGGAGGACTTCCAGGCCGATGATGGCCCACAGGCGATGATCCTTTCGCTCAAGGCGGGCGGCACGGGCCTCAACCTCACCGCGGCATCGATCGTGGTGCACATGGACCGCTGGTGGAACCCCGCGGTGGAAAATCAGGCTACGGACCGCGCCTTCCGCATTGGTCAGCGCCGCAACGTGCAGGTGTATAAGATGATTACCGCTGGCACGTTGGAAGAATCCATTCAAGACATTTTGGATGGCAAGACGCAGCTGGCTGGGGCCGTCGTCGGTGAAGGCGAAGGTTGGCTCACGGAACTGGAGCCGGACCAGCTGGCAGAGCTTATGAGTTACCGGGGAAAGGAGTAA